Part of the Candidatus Cloacimonadota bacterium genome, CGGTAAGTATTATAAGGCGATTGGATTTGGGTATCCTGGAGGGAAAGCACGGTTTTCTTCACGCCCTGGCGCTCAAGCACGTAATCCACTGTGGGGCACGATTCCAGCCTCATCCCGGCTTCCAGGCGGTTGCGGATAACGCTGGCGACCAAGGGCCGTTCGTCCGCAAAACTGCTTTCCTTTTCCACGATACTGGCCTGAATAAGCACTTGATAGAAATTGTCCGTATGGAAAGGATCGATCCGCGCGGCGCGCATCCGGCTGAAAAACTGCTCTGTCATCTGGCTCAGGATTTCCTCCGGATTCACGTCGGGAGGGAAAAAATAGGTCTCGGGATAGAGCCATCCCTCCAGCGAAGGTGCCCGGAAACCTGTGAGCTTTTCCACAAAGAGGGAATCGGTTGCCAGTTTTTCCAGCTCATCGTAGCTGGCCAGGCCGCTGCGCTCGATCCGCTGCAAGGTTTTGTACAGGGACAGCCCCTCCGGGAAAGTGATCTTCACGGCGCTGACGTTGCCTTTTTCGAGCAGCCTCAAGGTTGCGTAAAGGCTGTGGTTGCCGCCCAGGGAATAGGTTCCGGCGATCAGGCGCCGGTCGGTTCCGCGCAGGGAGGCCATGAACCTGAAAAGCCGGGCGCTGCGGATGATCCCGCTTTCCTTTAGCCTTTGGCCGATGGTGGCGGCGTTGTCGCCAGCTTTGATGCGGATGGCGATCTGGTCTGACCTCATGGGTAGAAAGAGGGCACCAAGCAAGCTCAGAACAAGGGCCAGGATGAGGGCTGGCGGCAGCCAGCGCAGGAGTTTATCAAGACGGGGAGGTATCTTCACAGGGTTTCCAGATAGCTTCTGAGGATCATGGCGGCAGCCATGGCATCCTGGATGGGGCGGCGCTTTTTCCAGTCGTAGCCAAGCTTGATCAGTTCCTTCTCCGCCTCGTCTGTGGAGTAGCGTTCATCCCAGGGCAGCACGCGAATCTCCAGCGCGGCCGTCAGTTTGGCCAGAAAAGCCTTGGTCTCAGTGGTCTTGGGAGTGTCGCCACCCTCGATTGCATAAGGGATTCCGCAGATAAGCAGCTCCACATCCTGCTCCGCGATGGTGGAGCGGATTTCAGCCAGGATGCCGGCAAAACCATTGTTGGAAATCACTTTGAGGGGTTTGGCAAAAAGCTGCAGCGGGTCTGAAAGCGCCAGACCTACCCGTTTGCTGCCATAATCCACGGCCAGGACGCGTCCCGGCGGCCTCACAGATTCGATTCATCCCTCCAGATGGCGATGTACCAGCGGTTGTTGGCTGGTTTCAGATAGAAGCGGGCAACGCCGCTGGCTGTTAACATGGAATTGGAAGCATAGAAGCTGAGTTTGAGGTCAAAGGGCGTAGGGATCACCACCCAATCCTCGTGACCGAGCTCGGGATCCTTTTCCCAGTTGGCTTCCGGGGGAATCTGCAGCCGCAGGGTCAGCTCGTCCGGAGCGGGAGTGCTGCCATCGGTGGAGCCGCTGGTGAAGAGGTTTCCGGTGTATAGAACTTCCTGATCATATCCCCACCACGAATCGCGAATTCCATCACCATTTACATCGATGCCGATCTGGCCCACCTCGCTGGAAATCAGTTCAAAGCGGAAATCCGGGGCAAGCAACTCCTTGTAGATGTTGATA contains:
- the ruvX gene encoding Holliday junction resolvase RuvX, coding for MRPPGRVLAVDYGSKRVGLALSDPLQLFAKPLKVISNNGFAGILAEIRSTIAEQDVELLICGIPYAIEGGDTPKTTETKAFLAKLTAALEIRVLPWDERYSTDEAEKELIKLGYDWKKRRPIQDAMAAAMILRSYLETL
- the mltG gene encoding endolytic transglycosylase MltG, whose amino-acid sequence is MRWLPPALILALVLSLLGALFLPMRSDQIAIRIKAGDNAATIGQRLKESGIIRSARLFRFMASLRGTDRRLIAGTYSLGGNHSLYATLRLLEKGNVSAVKITFPEGLSLYKTLQRIERSGLASYDELEKLATDSLFVEKLTGFRAPSLEGWLYPETYFFPPDVNPEEILSQMTEQFFSRMRAARIDPFHTDNFYQVLIQASIVEKESSFADERPLVASVIRNRLEAGMRLESCPTVDYVLERQGVKKTVLSLQDTQIQSPYNTYRNFGLPPGPICNPSVSSLKAVLEPAQTDYFFFVADRKGRNDFSATAAEHMRKAAAYKRAEWE